In a single window of the Perca flavescens isolate YP-PL-M2 chromosome 18, PFLA_1.0, whole genome shotgun sequence genome:
- the LOC114573285 gene encoding gamma-aminobutyric acid receptor subunit rho-1 — protein sequence MHTDVVLVNLLVWMVGVSGQILQQCRHRSKREMPLTEGSSRNIGSPLFKRSPDITKAWGTKSEQLLRIDDHDFTMRPGFGGPAVPVGVDVQVESLDAISEVDMDFTMTLYLRHYWKDERLSFRSNNNLSMTFDSRLVKKIWVPDLFFVHSKKSFTHDTTTDNVMLRLYPDGKVLYSLRVTVTSMCSMDLSRFPLDTQTCSLEIESYAYTDDDLMLYWKKGNRSLNTDERISLSQFLIQEFHTTTKLAFYSSTGWYNRLYINFTLRRHVFFFLLQTYFPATLMVMLSWVSFWIDRRAVPARVPLGITTVLTMSTIITGVNASMPRVSYIKAVDIYLWVSFVFVFLSVIEYAAVNYLSTLEERREKALRERLSCTCGIAHPGMMSASYSEVNANTTVNYGMPEVNGVKQQRMMVELAMENDQVTGHVGSNAYSNVWIDTHVIDKYSRVLFPGSYIFFNIIYWSIYS from the exons ATGCACACGGATGTGGTGCTGGTCAACCTGCTAGTTTGGATGGTCGGTGTGTCCGGGCAAATACTGCAGCAATGCAGACACAG ATCGAAAAGAGAAATGCCTCTAACAGAAGGATCCAGTCGCAATATTGGCAG CCCCCTGTTCAAGAGGAGTCCAGATATAACTAAAGCCTGGGGTACAAAGTCAGAGCAGCTGCTAAGGATAGACGACCATGACTTTACAATGCGACCAGGATTTGGAG GGCCTGCAGTCCCTGTTGGAGTGGATGTTCAGGTTGAAAGTTTGGATGCTATTTCAGAGGTCGATATG GACTTTACTATGACCCTGTATCTGAGACACTACTGGAAAGATGAACGTCTGTCCTTTAGAAGCAACAACAACCTGAGCATGACCTTTGATAGCCGCCTGGTGAAGAAAATCTGGGTACCTGACCTGTTTTTTGTCCACTCTAAGAAGTCCTTCACCCATGACACGACCACTGACAACGTCATGCTGCGACTTTACCCAGATGGCAAAGTCCTCTACAGCCTCCG GGTGACAGTCACATCGATGTGTAGCATGGATCTGAGTCGCTTTCCTCtcgacacacagacatgctcttTGGAGATAGAGAGCT atGCGTATACAGATGATGACCTGATGCTGTACTGGAAGAAAGGGAACAGGTCATTAAACACAGATGAGAGAATTTCTCTCTCCCAGTTCCTCATCCAGGAGTTCCACACCACCACCAAGCTGGCCTTCTACAGCAGCACAG GCTGGTACAACCGTCTGTACATCAACTTCACTCTGCGGCGTCACGTCTTCTTTTTCCTGCTGCAGACCTACTTCCCAGCCACTCTGATGGTCATGTTGTCCTGGGTGTCCTTCTGGATCGACCGCAGGGCCGTCCCTGCCAGAGTGCCACTAG GTATAACTACGGTGCTCACCATGTCCACCATCATCACTGGAGTCAACGCCTCCATGCCCAGGGTGTCGTACATCAAAGCTGTGGACATTTACCTGTGGgtcagttttgtctttgtgttccTGTCGGTGATAGAGTACGCTGCAGTCAACTACCTGTCTACTCTAGAAGAACGCAGGGAGAAGGCACTCCGAGAGAGG CTGTCATGTACCTGTGGTATTGCCCATCCTGGCATGATGTCAGCCAGCTACAGTGAGGTGAACGCCAACACTACAGTGAACTATGGCATGCCAGAAGTGAACGGGGTGAAACAACAGAGGATGATGGTGGAGCTGGCGATGGAGAACGACCAGGTCACTGGCCACGTTGGCTCCAACGCTTACAGCAACGTCTGGATCGACACGCATGTCATAGACAAGTACTCCCGGGTCCTCTTTCCTGGATCTTACATATTTTTCAACATCATCTACTGGTCTATTTACTCCTAA